In Nicotiana tabacum cultivar K326 chromosome 11, ASM71507v2, whole genome shotgun sequence, a single window of DNA contains:
- the LOC142165844 gene encoding uncharacterized protein LOC142165844, translating into METTGTNRVNGLHGLEEFRFQAFDSARLYKERIKLMHDKHILDQNFKPGELVLLYNSRLRLFLGKLKSRWSGPFRVVQMFKSGAVEIESEDRTNKFTMNGQRLKHYLGMIEQKGDIVVITLEEPQYTNEE; encoded by the coding sequence ATGGAGACAACGGGAACCAACAGAGTTAATGGGTTGCATGGGCTTGAGGAATTTCGGTTCCAGGCATTTGATAGTGCTAGACTATATAAAGAAAGGATTAAACTGATGCATGACAAGCACATCTTGGATCAGAACTTCAAACCTGGAGAATTAGTGCTGCTATATAACTCAAGATTGAGGTTGTTCCTGGGTAAGTTGAAGTCCCGATGGTCAGGACCATTCAGAGTGGTACAAATGTTCAAGAGTGGAGCTGTGGAGATTGAATCTGAAGATAGGACGAACAAATTCACAATGAATGGGCAgaggttgaaacattaccttggaatgaTTGAACAAAAAGGGGACATCGTGGTGATAACATTGGAGGAGCCCCAATACACAAATGAGGAGTGA
- the LOC142165843 gene encoding uncharacterized protein LOC142165843, which produces MPAPFPQRLAKQKKEDQYRKFMEMLIQLNISLMNALREMSGYAKMMKNLMSRKFDFQDLSTVTLTQTCSAVVTRPMAQKMSDPGSFNILCTIGSYAFAKALCDLGASINLMPLAIYTKLGIGRDRPTSMLLQLAYRTVKRPTGILDDVLVQVGKFVFPTNFVILDCQVDGEIPIIMGRPFLATGRALIDCETGELKMRLNDKKVIFNVQQSMRRPSEYANYSLVDVVDVILHEDDETLNAKDPWELA; this is translated from the coding sequence ATGcctgcaccattccctcagagactagcaaaacaaaagaaagaagatcaATATAGGAAATTCATGGAGATGCTTATTCAATTGAATATCTCTCTGATGAATGCTTTGAGGGAAATGTCAGGCTATGCAAAGATGATGAAGAACCTGATGTCACGGAAATTTGACTTTCAGGACCTTTCCACAGTAACTCTGACACAGACATGCAGCGCGGTAGTAACAAGACCCATGGCTCAAAAGATGTCTGATCCAGGTAGCTTTAATATTTTGTGCACTATTGGGAGTTATGCTTTTGCAAAAGCATTGTGTGACTTAGGAGccagcataaacttgatgccttTGGCAATATATACAAAACTGGGCATTGGCAGAGATAGACCGACTTCGATGCTGTTGCAACTGGCTTACCGCACGGTTAAAAGACCAACGGGGATTCTTGATGATGTGCTGGTACAAGTGGGAAAGTTTGTATTCCCTACAAACTTCGTTATTCTGGACTGCCAGGTAGATGGGGAGATACCCATCATTATGGGGAGGCCATTCTTAGCCACTGGGAGAGCAttgattgattgtgaaactggggaATTAAAAATGAGGTTGAACGATAAAAAAGTAATATTCAACGTTCAACAATCCATGAGGAGACCCAGTGAATATGCAAATTACTCACTAGTGGATGTTGTGGATGTGATCCTGCATGAAGATGATGAGACCCTGAACGCCAAAGATCCATGGGAGCTTGCTTGA